Proteins encoded within one genomic window of Suricata suricatta isolate VVHF042 chromosome 17, meerkat_22Aug2017_6uvM2_HiC, whole genome shotgun sequence:
- the LOC115282165 gene encoding serine hydroxymethyltransferase, cytosolic-like yields MTPEFRMYQRQVVANCRALAETLMELGYKVVTGGSDNHLILVDLRSKGTDGGRAEKVLEACSIACNKNTCPGDKSALRPSGLRLGTPALTSRGLLEKDFQNVAQFIHRGKKKGLEVGHLRLCGVSDG; encoded by the exons ATGACTCCAGAATTCCGGATGTACCAGCGCCAGGTGGTGGCCAACTGCAGGGCTCTGGCTGAGACCCTGATGGAGCTGGGCTACAAAGTGGTGACAG GTGGTTCTGACAACCATTTGATCCTCGTGGATCTCCGTTCCAAAGGCACGGATGGTGGCAGGGCCGAGAAGGTACTAGAAGCCTGTTCTATAGCCTGCAATAAGAACACCTGTCCAG GTGACAAAAGTGCGCTGCGGCCCAGCGGACTGCGTCTGGGGACTCCGGCTCTGACATCCCGGGGACTTCTGGAAAAAGATTTCCAAAATGTAGCCCAGTTCATTCACAGAGGTAAGAAGAAAGGGTTGGAAGTTGGCCACTTGAGACTGTGCGGAGTTTCTGATGGCTGA
- the SMCR8 gene encoding guanine nucleotide exchange protein SMCR8 — MISAPDVVAFTKEEEYEEEPYNEPALPEEYSVPLFPFASQGANPWSKLSGAKFSRDFILISEFSEQVGPQPLLTIPNDTKVFGTFDLNYFSLRIMSVDYQASFVGHPPGSAYPKLNFVEDSKVVLGDSKEGAFAYVHHLTLYDLEARGFVRPFCMAYISADQHKIMQQFQELSAEFSKASECLKTGNRKAFAGELEKKLKDLDYTRTVLHTETEIQKKANDKGFYSSQAIEKANELASVEKSIIEHQDLLKQIRSYPHRKSKGSALCSAEMERTQDQADQVATTSDPDESADADLYTCRPAYTPKLIKAKSTKCFDKKLKTLEELCDTEYFTQTLAQLSHIEHMFRGDLCYLLTSQIDRALLKQQHITNFLFEDFVEVDDRVVEKQESTPPKPSPGRPPSRSLEECPIPQVLISVGSYKSSVESVPIKMDQELGDEEYKEVEGAELSSFDAQENLDYLDMDMKGSISSGESIEVLGTEKSTSVLSKSDSQASLTVPLSPQVVRSKAVSHRTISEDSIEVLSTCPSEALIPDDFKASYPSAINEEESYADDSEGAIHFQASVSPPELGEAQEGSLGNILSQTDSSCCTGKESDSLQLPLSTPGHTHCDPDGVVSSPPQRYKQKDQGFRVDFAGESASPSRDTSSEGFPAFELDPSRLLASRDVSKTSLDNYSDTTSTMSSVASTSSDRTPSSAHLTGPSSERHKKRAGQNALKFIRQYPFAHPAIYSLLSGRTLVVLGEDEAIVRKLVTALSIFVPNHSRYAKPVKHWVSSPLHITDFQKWKLIGLQRVASPAGAGTLHTLSRYSRYTSILDLDSKTLRCPLYRGALVPRLADHRTHIKRGGTYYLHVQSVLTQLCSKAFLYTFCHHLHLPVHDRETEELLASRRASFLKLNLGLVNEDTKVVQYLAELLKLHYMQESPGPSHPTLRFDYVPSFLYKI; from the exons ATGATCAGCGCCCCTGACGTGGTGGCCTTCACCAAAGAGGAGGAGTACGAGGAGGAGCCTTACAATGAGCCCGCCTTGCCCGAGGAGTACTCGGTGCCTCTCTTCCCCTTCGCCAGCCAAGGAGCCAACCCATGGTCCAAACTGTCCGGGGCCAAGTTCTCTCGGGACTTCATCCTTATCTCCGAGTTCTCCGAGCAGGTGGGACCTCAACCCTTGCTGACCATCCCCAATGACACCAAAGTCTTTGGTACTTTCGATCTCAATTACTTCTCCTTGCGGATCATGTCTGTGGATTACCAGGCGTCCTTTGTGGGCCATCCCCCTGGTTCTGCCTACCCCAAGCTGAACTTTGTGGAGGACTCcaaggtggtgctgggagactcCAAGGAGGGAGCCTTTGCATATGTGCACCACCTTACCCTGTACGACCTGGAGGCCCGGGGCTTTGTGAGGCCCTTTTGCATGGCTTATATCTCAGCAGACCAGCACAAAATCATGCAGCAGTTTCAGGAGCTGTCAGCTGAGTTTTCCAAAGCTTCTGAGTGCTTGAAGACAGGCAACAGGAAGGCATTTGCGggagaacttgaaaaaaaactgaaagactTGGATTACACCAGGACAGTGCTGCATACCGAAACGGAGATCCAGAAGAAGGCCAATGACAAAGGCTTTTACTCATCTCAGGCAATTGAGAAAGCCAACGAGCTGGCCAGTGTAGAGAAGTCCATAATTGAGCATCAAGACCTGCTGAAGCAGATCCGCTCATACCCACATCGAAAGTCAAAGGGGTCTGCCTTGTGTTCTGCGGAGATGGAGCGCACCCAGGATCAGGCCGACCAGGTAGCCACTACCTCTGACCCTGATGAGTCTGCCGACGCAGACCTTTACACCTGCAGACCTGCCTACACCCCCAAACTCATCAAAGCAAAGTCCACCAAGTGTTTTGACAAGAAGTTGAAGACCTTGGAAGAGCTCTGTGACACGGAGTATTTCACCCAGACCTTGGCTCAGCTCAGCCACATCGAGCACATGTTCAGAGGAGACCTGTGCTACCTCCTGACCAGCCAGATTGACAGAGCGCTTCTAAAACAACAGCATATAACAAACTTCCTCTTTGAAGATTTTGTGGAGGTCGACGACAGGGTGGTAGAGAAACAAGAGAGCACACCCCCTAAGCCCAGTCCAGGCAGGCCACCTTCCAGGTCTCTGGAAGAATGTCCGATTCCTCAAGTGTTAATTAGCGTTGGCTCTTACAAGTCCAGTGTGGAGTCTGTGCCCATCAAGATGGACCAGGAACTTGGAGATGAGGAGTACAAGGAAGTGGAGGGGGCAGAATTGAGCAGTTTTGACGCCCAGGAGAACTTGGACTACCTGGATATGGATATGAAAGGGAGCATCAGCAGTGGTGAAAGCATCGAGGTTCTGGGCACGGAGAAGTCCACCTCTGTGCTGTCTAAGTCTGACAGCCAGGCCAGCCTCACGGTGCCATTGAGCCCCCAGGTGGTCCGGAGCAAAGCAGTCAGCCACAGGACCATCAGTGAGGACAGCATCGAAGTCCTCAGCACCTGCCCCTCTGAGGCCCTCATCCCTGATGACTTTAAGGCCAGCTACCCAAGTGCCATTAACGAAGAAGAGTCATACGCGGATGACAGCGAGGGAGCCATCCACTTCCAGGCAAGCGTCAGCCCGCCAGAGCTGGGTGAGGCACAGGAGGGCAGCTTAGGAAACATCCTGTCCCAGACAGACTCTTCTTGCTGCACTGGGAAGGAGAGTGACAGTCTGCAgctgcccctctccaccccaggCCACACACACTGTGACCCAGACGGAGTAGTGAGCAGCCCCCCGCAGCGCTACAAGCAGAAAGACCAGGGGTTCCGTGTGGACTTTGCGGGGGAAAGTGCCAGCCCTTCCCGAGACACCAGTTCCGAAGGCTTCCCTGCTTTTGAGCTGGACCCGAGCCGCCTGCTGGCTAGCCGGGATGTCAGCAAGACCAGCCTGGACAACTACTCGGACACCACCAGCACCATGAGCAGTGTAGCCTCCACCAGCTCAGACAGgactccctcctctgctcatctcACCGGGCCCTCTTCTGAGAGGCATAAAAAGAGGGCTGGCCAGAACGCCTTAAAATTCATCCGTCAGTACCCCTTTGCCCATCCAGCCATCTACTCCCTGCTCAGCGGGAGGACGCTTGTGGTCCTGGGGGAGGACGAGGCCATCGTGCGGAAGCTCGTGACGGCACTGTCCATCTTTGTCCCCAATCACAGCCGTTACGCCAAACCGGTGAAACACTGGGTCTCCTCTCCTTTGCACATCACGGATTTTCAGAAGTGGAAGCTGATCGGCCTGCAGAG AGTGGCGTCCCCAGCCGGCGCTGGCACCCTCCACACCCTGAGCCGCTACAGCCGCTACACGAGCATCCTGGACCTGGACAGCAAAACCCTGCGCTGCCCCCTCTACAGAGGCGCCCTCGTGCCCCGGCTGGCCGACCACCGCACTCACATCAAGCGGGGCGGCACCTACTACCTGCACGTCCAGAGCGTACTCACCCAGCTCTGCTCCAAGGCCTTCCTCTACACCTTTTGCCACCACCTGCACCTGCCTGTCCACGACAGGGAGACCGAGGAACTGCTGGCCAGCCGCCGGGCGAGCTTCCTGAAGCTGAACCTGGGTCTGGTGAATGAAGACACGAAGGTGGTCCAGTACCTGGCGGAGCTGCTGAAGCTGCACTACATGCAGGAGTCTCCCGGGCCTAGCCACCCCACGCTCAGGTTCGACTACGTCCCCAGCTTTTTGTACAAAATCTGA